From Carya illinoinensis cultivar Pawnee chromosome 5, C.illinoinensisPawnee_v1, whole genome shotgun sequence, one genomic window encodes:
- the LOC122310769 gene encoding tRNA-dihydrouridine(47) synthase [NAD(P)(+)]-like, translated as MDESPAETVVDPKLSVDDSPSLKSNGSQRTPEELVAKAIAPVKKEFLRSPPPRPSSSTNHQNHVVSETKVVAVKDKKSKRQLKRERRQEQKSARSICPLIAKTGDVSSCPYNDKCRFSHDLQGFKDQKPADLEGECPFMNAEGPCPYGLACRFFGTHKDGVPTETSDARKKCAEINGLKKDVQKLLWKNKMSFPKADAKLKALGLLGKAKSKMKILEVEKDDGTVPSTCHETDENGCSEVNNESDAKLDSVDVPEEDGVDGTLETDEQPPKKQKSVVYENFSSAEAKNGDVIFTEKNVGISCTQTKPEDCTDIIPPEADRSLKLHPREKKLIDFRDKLYLAPLTTVGNLPFRRVCKVLGADVTCGEMAMCTNLLQGQASEWALLRRHSSEDLFGVQICGAYPDTVARAIELIDQECTVDFIDINMGCPIDIVVDKGAGSALLTKPMRIKNIIDAASGTVDKPITVKVRTGFFEGKNRIDTLITDIGYWGTSAVTIHGRSRQQRYSKLANWDYIYQCARKAPDDLQVLGNGDVFSYLDWNMHKTECPVLATCMIARGALIKPWIFTEIKEQKHWDISSGERLTILKDFVRFGLEHWGSDTKGVETTRRFLLEWLSYTCRYIPVGLLDVVPQQLNWRPPTYMGRDDLETLMASDSAADWVRISEMLLGKVPDGFTFAPKHKSNAYDRAENG; from the exons ATGGACGAGTCTCCGGCGGAAACAGTCGTGGACCCGAAGCTCTCAGTTGACGATTCTCCATCGTTGAAATCGAACGGCTCACAACGTACCCCGGAAGAACTCGTGGCCAAAGCTATAGCTCCCGTGAAAAAGGAGTTCCTTCGTTCTCCGCCGCCCAGACCTTCCTCCTCTACAAATCATCAAAACCACGTTGTTTCGGAAACCAAGGTTGTTGCCGTCAAGGATAAGAAGTCGAAGCGCCAGCTCAAACGTGAACGCCGTCAG GAACAAAAATCTGCGCGAAGTATCTGTCCTCTGATAGCAAAGACTGGAGATGTTAGTTCGTGTCCATATAATGATAAGTGTCGCTTCAGCCACGACTTACAAGGCTTTAAGGATCAG AAACCGGCTGATCTAGAGGGAGAATGTCCTTTCATGAATGCAGAAGGGCCGTGCCCCTATGGTTTGGCGTGTAGATTTTTTGGTACACATAAGGATGGTGTTCCTACTGAAACTTCAGATGCTCGGAAGAAATGCGCTGAGATCAATGGATTAAAAAAAGATGTTCAAAAACtcttgtggaaaaataaaatgagcttCCCTAAGGCAGATGCTAAACTCAAAGCTCTTGGGCTCCTG GGGAAGGCAAAGtcaaaaatgaaaattctaGAAGTTGAGAAGGATGATGGAACTGTTCCAAGTACTTGTCATGAGACCGATGAAAATGGCTGTAGTGAAGTTAACAATGAGTCAGATGCAAAATTAGATTCTGTTGATGTGCCCGAAGAGGATGGTGTGGATGGAACATTAGAAACTGATGAACAGCCCCCGAAGAAACAAAAATCTGTAGTTTATGAAAACTTCAGCTCCGCTGAAGCCAAAAATGGAG ATGTGATTTTCACAGAGAAAAATGTTGGTATAAGCTGTACACAAACTAAACCAGAAGATTGCACTGATATTATACCACCAGAAGCTGATAGGAGCCTGAAATTACACCCACGTGAAAAGAAGCTTATTGATTTTAGAGACAAGTTATATCTTGCACCTCTGACCACTGTTGGGAATCTGCCTTTCCGAAGGGTTTGTAAAGTGTTAGGGGCGGATGTAACGTGCGGTGAAATGGCAATGTGTACAAATCTCTTGCAG GGTCAAGCTTCAGAATGGGCACTGTTGAGGAGACATTCTTCTGAAGACTTATTTGGCGTTCAGATATGTGGGGCATATCCAGACACTGTGGCACGCGCCATTGAACTTATTGATCAGGAATGTACAGTAGACTTTATTGATATAAACATGGGGTGCCCAATTGATATTGTAGTGGACAAGGGTGCTGGATCAGCTCTTCTTACAAAGCCCATGCGGATAAAAAACATTATTGACGCAGCTTCTGGCACAGTGGACAAACCTATAACTGTCAAG GTAAGAACTGGTTTTTTTGAAGGGAAAAACCGCATTGACACGCTAATTACGGACATTGGCTACTGGGGAACTAGTGCAGTAACCATACATGGTCGATCACGACAGCAACGGTATAGCAAGCTTGCTAACTGGGACTACATATATCAGTGTGCTAGAAAGGCTCCTGATGATTTGCAAGTCCTGGGAAACGGGGATGTTTTCTCGTACTTAGACTGGAACATGCATAAGACTGAGTGTCCTGTGCTTGCTACATGCATGATTGCACGTGGAGCACTAATTAAG CCTTGGATATTTACCGAAATCAAGGAACAAAAGCATTGGGACATAAGTTCTGGGGAACGATTAACTATTTTGAAAGATTTTGTACGTTTTGGCCTTGAGCATTGGGGCTCTGACACGAAAG GAGTGGAGACAACTAGGCGTTTTTTATTGGAATGGCTTAGCTATACGTGCCGGTATATACCTGTTGGTCTTTTAGATGTCGTCCCTCAACAACTGAACTGGCGCCCACCCACCTATATGGGACGTGATGACCTTGAGACACTAATGGCCTCAGATTCAGCAGCGGACTGG GTTCGGATATCTGAGATGTTACTCGGCAAGGTTCCAGATGGCTTCACGTTTGCACCGAAGCATAAATCTAATGCTTATGACCGAGCAGAAAATGGCTGA
- the LOC122311146 gene encoding amidophosphoribosyltransferase, chloroplastic-like → MAATNLSTFSSSLAKPTPLPLNTPYTHLALSSKAQSKPSFPCKPSFSHPSSSDTHRTPLRASSKNPISEFFPSNKQCPDDHSIDFDDDDKPREECGVVGIFGDSEASRLCYLALHALQHRGQEGAGIVAVQNNVLQSVTGVGLVSDVFNESKLDQLPGDSAIGHVRYSTAGSSMLKNVQPFVAGYRFGSVGVAHNGNLVNYRALRAKLEDSGSIFNTSSDTEVVLHLIAISKERPFVMRIVDACEKLEGAYSMVFLTQDKLVAVRDPFGFRPLVMGRRSNGAVVFASETCALDLIEATYEREVFPGEVVMVDKSGIQSLCLMPHPQPKQCIFEHIYFALPNSVIFGQSVYESRRRFGEILATESPVDCDVVIAVPDSGVVAALGYAAKAGVPFQQGLIRSHYVGRTFIEPSQKIRDFGVKLKLSPVRAVLEGKRVVVVDDSIVRGTTSSKIVRLIKEAGAKEVHMRIASPPIIGSCYYGVDTPSSEELISNRMSVEEIREFIGSDSLAFLPFDSLKKLLGDDSPNYCYACFSGKYPVEPRELKVKRVGDFVDDGINGSLESIDGGWVQAKPKTELEVSGA, encoded by the coding sequence ATGGCCGCCACCAATCTATCaaccttctcttcctctctagCAAAACCCACTCCTCTACCTCTGAACACACCCTATACCCATCTTGCTCTATCCTCCAAAGCCCAATCAAAACCCTCTTTTCCTTGCAAACCCTCCTTTTCCCACCCCTCCTCCTCTGACACGCACAGAACCCCTCTCAGGGCCTCATCCAAAAACCCTATCTCCGAATTTTTCCCCTCAAATAAACAATGCCCAGATGAtcattctattgattttgatgatgacGATAAACCCCGCGAAGAGTGCGGAGTCGTTGGCATATTTGGCGACTCAGAGGCCTCTCGACTCTGCTACTTGGCTCTCCACGCGCTCCAGCATCGTGGCCAGGAAGGTGCCGGCATCGTTGCCGTTCAAAACAACGTGCTCCAATCGGTTACAGGGGTGGGATTAGTCTCCGACGTGTTCAACGAGTCGAAACTCGATCAGTTGCCCGGAGATTCGGCTATCGGACACGTCAGGTACTCGACTGCGGGCTCTTCTATGCTCAAGAACGTGCAGCCCTTTGTTGCAGGGTACAGGTTTGGCTCTGTTGGGGTTGCCCACAATGGTAATTTGGTGAATTATCGTGCTCTTCGGGCTAAGCTCGAAGATAGTGGTTCAATTTTCAATACTAGCTCCGATACCGAGGTTGTGCTTCATCTAATTGCTATTTCAAAAGAAAGGCCCTTTGTCATGAGGATTGTGGATGCATGTGAGAAGCTTGAGGGGGCTTATTCGATGGTGTTTTTGACCCAGGATAAGCTGGTTGCGGTGCGTGACCCTTTTGGGTTTAGGCCTTTGGTTATGGGAAGAAGGAGTAATGGCGCTGTGGTGTTTGCCTCTGAAACTTGTGCACTTGATTTGATTGAAGCCACATATGAGAGGGAGGTGTTTCCTGGGGAAGTTGTGATGGTGGACAAAAGTGGGATTCAATCACTCTGCCTAATGCCTCATCCTCAACCAAAACAATGTATCTTTGAGCACATATACTTTGCTTTGCCCAATTCGGTGATTTTCGGGCAGTCTGTGTATGAGTCTCGCCGTAGGTTTGGGGAGATACTTGCAACCGAATCCCCAGTTGATTGTGATGTTGTGATAGCAGTGCCGGATTCCGGAGTAGTGGCTGCACTTGGTTATGCTGCCAAAGCTGGGGTACCGTTTCAGCAGGGATTGATAAGGTCACACTATGTTGGAAGGACTTTCATTGAACCGTCACAGAAGATTAGGGACTTTGGTGTGAAGCTTAAGTTGTCACCAGTGCGAGCAGTGTTAGAGGGAAAGAGGGTCGTGGTAGTGGATGACTCAATTGTGAGGGGAACAACTTCTTCAAAGATCGTTAGGTTGATAAAGGAGGCTGGGGCTAAGGAAGTCCACATGAGGATTGCGAGCCCACCAATTATCGGGTCCTGCTATTATGGAGTGGATACACCTAGTTCGGAGGAGTTGATTTCTAATAGGATGAGCGTGGAGGAGATTAGGGAGTTTATTGGGTCAGATTCACTCGCTTTTCTTCCATTTGATAGCTTGAAGAAGTTGTTGGGTGATGATTCTCCCAATTATTGTTATGCTTGCTTCTCTGGGAAGTATCCTGTTGAGCCTAGAGAGTTAAAGGTGAAAAGGGTTGGTGATTTTGTCGATGATGGGATAAACGGGAGTTTAGAATCCATTGATGGTGGTTGGGTTCAAGCAAAACCAAAAACGGAATTGGAGGTTAGTGGTGCCTAA
- the LOC122310773 gene encoding uncharacterized protein LOC122310773, with protein sequence MAPPPGPYSGTSTLALVARASAFSIGLVYGSLKLKYLKAKAHSQKKAEAKAHH encoded by the exons ATGGCGCCTCCTCCAGGACCCTATTCCGGAACCAGCACCCTCGCTTTG GTGGCTCGTGCTTCGGCCTTCTCTATTGGACTCGTTTACGGCAGCCTTAAACTCAAGTACCTCAAG GCAAAGGCCCATTCTCAGAAGAAAGCTGAGGCAAAGGCTCATCACTGA
- the LOC122310772 gene encoding probable ribosome-binding factor A, chloroplastic yields MPSVLFHPHPQPLTPPLSHHRHPPLCTQKSPTAWFLSARPTGFLSLRPKTGSTIRCMANPRRVKMVAKQIRRELSDMLLTDTVLQYAILPEASLGADRYLSSLTTISDVEVSGDLQVVKVYVSVFGDERGKEVAIAGLKSKAKYVRSELGRRMKLRLTPEIRFIEDESLERGSRVIAILDKIKNEKNNEESQDVELSDPSNVSQDDGHWEGDDPDEDIIYVN; encoded by the exons ATGCCATCCGTGCTATTCCATCCCCACCCCCAACCGCTCACTCCACCCTTATCCCATCACCGCCATCCGCCCTTGTGCACCCAGAAGAGTCCAACGGCCTGGTTTTTATCGGCACGGCCAACAGGCTTTCTCTCTTTGCGGCCCAAGACTGGCTCCACCATTCGGTGCATGGCGAATCCAAGGAGAGTGAAGATGGTGGCCAAGCAGATACGAAGAGAGCTCTCCGATATGCTACTCACTGACACAGTCTTGCAGTACGCTATTCTCCCAGAAGCTTCTTTAGGAGCCGACCGCTACCTTTCCTCCCTCACCACCATTAGCGATGTTGAAGTCTCCGGAGATTTGCAG GTGGTTAAAGTGTATGTATCTGTGTTCGGCGATGAAAGAGGGAAGGAAGTAGCCATTGCTGGTTTGAAGTCAAAAGCCAAGTATGTCAGAAGCGAGTTGGGGAGGCGGATGAAGTTGCGACTGACTCCTGAGATACGATTTATAGAAGATGAGTCATTAGAGAGAGGAAGCAGG GTAATTGCAATATTAGACAAGataaagaatgagaaaaataatgaaGAGAGCCAAGATGTAGAGCTGTCCGATCCATCCAATGTGTCTCAAGACGACGGACATTGGGAGGGCGATGACCCTGATGAAGACATTATATATGTGAACTGA